GGCGTTCGCGCAGGGGCGGAATCTCGATGGGGATGACGTTGAGCCGGTAATAGAGGTCCTCGCGAAACTCCCCCCGCTGCACCAGTTCGGTCAGCTTCTTGTTGGAAGCGCTGATGATGCGTACGTCAACGGGGAACACTTCGCTGCCGCCAAGGCGCACTACCATCTGGTCTTCCAGCACCCGCAGTACTTTGGCCTGGGTGTTCAGTGACATATCGGCAATTTCATCCAGGAAAAGGGTGCCGCCATCGGCCAGCTCAAACTTGCCCTGCCTTTTCTGGGCCGCTCCGGTGAATGCGCCTTTTTCGTGGCCAAAGAGTTCGCTTTCTATGAGATTCTCCGGAATCGCGGCGCAGTTGACCGCCACAAAGGGGCCGGCGGCTCGGCGACTGCCGAAGTGAATATTGCGGGCGATCAGTTCCTTGCCGGTGCCGTTTTCTCCCTGAATGAGCACCCGTCCATTGGAGGGGGCGGCCCGTTTGATAACTTCCTGCATCTGCCGTATCGCCGGACTGCTGCCCACAATACGGTACTTGCTGTTGAAGGTTTTGCGCAGAGAGGCATTTTCGTTGAGGGTATGGCGGTACTGCAGGAAATTTTTAACGCTGATGAGCACTTTCTCCATGGCGAATGGCTTTTCCACAAAGTCATAGGCGCCTTCGCGGGTGGCTTTGACGGCGGTGTGAATGGTGCCGTGCCCGCTCATCATGATCACGCCCAGGGTGTTGTCCATGGCCCGCAGTTTCTGCAGGGTGGTGATGCCGTCAATCCCGCCCAGCCACACATCCAGCAGCACCACATCGGGCGTGAACAGGGGAAAAAGCTCCAGGGCCTCTTCGCCGCTCTGGCAGGCGCGCACCTGGTAGCCTTCGTCGGCCAGGATATCGCTGAGGACTTCACAGATGGAGACTTCGTCATCCACGATCAGTACTTTATACTTCAAGGCCCTGCTCCTGTTCTGATGATGAAATGGGGAACTCGATGGTAAAGCAGGCTCCCCCCTGGGGTTCGTTGCTGACGCTGATGACTCCGGAATGGTCTTCCACAATGCGCTGTACGATGGCGAGCCCCAGTCCACTGCCCTTGGGGTTGGTGGAGAAGGTGGGTGAGAATATCTTCTCCGCCACTCCTTCGGGTATCCCGCCACCGGAATCGCATACCTTGAGTTCCACGGCATACTTCCGGCGTTCGATGAGAATATCTACCTGGCCGTTGTCAGCGGTGGCAAAGACGGCGTTTTCCAGCAGGTTCACCATAACCCGTGACACCTGCTCCTTGTCCAGCATCAGCAGCGGTATCTCACCATGGATGGTGAGTTTGAAGGTCATGGCGGGATGGGAATTGCGGTAGAGTTCGATGGAGCGCTCCACAATGGGCACTATGGATTCAGGTTTCCGGCTGGCCCTGGGCATGCGCGCGTACTGGGAGAACTCGTCCACCAGCATGCGCAGCGTATCCACCTGGTCGATAATGGCACCACAGCTTCGTTCCAGCACCTGGTGGAATTCGCCGGGATCCATGGTGTCGTACTTCTTCAGCAGCCGCTCGGCGTTGAGCTTAATGGGGGTCAGGGGGTTGCGGATCTCATGGGCAATGCGCTTGGCCACATCCCGCCAGGCCATGGCCTTCTGGGAGCGCACCACCGCGCTCATGTCGTCGAAGACGATAACTTCACCGATATAGCGTTTCTCTTCGGTGGTATAGAGGGCGATGGATTCGAAGATCAGGTTGCGCTTTTTTTCGTTGACCATGATTTCCACTTCCCCTTTGATGGAGGGTTCACCCTGGGTCTTCATGATGTCAACGGCACTGAGGAGCAGGTAGAGCGGGTAGTTCTCCTGCAGGATATCGTCGGCTATCTCCTCTTCCTTGTTGATGCCGAGCATCTGGCGGGCGGTGTCGTTGATGAAGGATATTTCCCCTTTGCCATCGATGGAGACAACACCGGTGGAGATGCTTTTCAGCAGCACGTCCTGAAAGCGACGCACCTCTTCCAGCACAATGTTGGTCTTGATCAGTTCGCGGTTATTGCTCTCCATGGCTTCCTTGTAGCGGCGCAGATCGCGGATCATGCGATTGAAGGAGTCCACCAGCACGGAAATTTCATCCTCGGCCCGTACGTTGATCTGGACGTTCATGTTGCCTTCGGCCACCTGGCGGGTTGCTTCCGCCAGCTCCTGAATCGGTACGGTAATACGGCGCGCGATAAACATGCCCGCCCACATGGAGCCAAAGAGCACCAGCATGGAAAAGAGTGCCAGGGCAAAGTAGTATCCCACTTTCATGGGATTTTTGTAGATAGTGAGTTCTTTGTAGTTCTTCAGGGTCTCCTGCAGGGCGAACCCCTGGCGCGAAAGCTCCTCAGGAGCGCGCATGGATGTCAGCAGAAACAGCGGGTGTTCAAGTCCGGGCAGCAGCAGACGGCGCACCGCGAATACCTCGGAAGCTCCTTCACTGGTAAAGGTATAGGGGTAGATCTCCTGGCTCCAGAAGTTGGGAATCTTGGCCAGGGGGTCTCCCATGAAGGTGATCATATCCCCCTGCCAGTTAAACAGCACCACGGAGGAGAGCCCCTCGCGAAAAATCGCCTGACGGAACTGTCCATCCAGCCTGGACAGTTCCTCCAGGGCAGTCGCGTCCACATATCCCTCCACCTGCTGGCTCTTGGCAAGCACTTCGTCCTCCAGTCGATCGTAGTACATCTGCACCACACTGATCCCGTATTCCAGGCTCTGCTCGACATTTTCGTTGATCAGCTTTTCGATGGAGGTGGAAACGATACCGCTGGACAGAAAAAAGAGAAAAACGGTGGGGAAGAGGGGCAATGCCGTGAATATAAGAACCAGGCGTGTCTGAAAACGGGCACCGAAGTAGCGGCTGCGACGCTCGATCAGCAGCTTCACAAAGTTGCGGAAGACCAGAAACGCCAGAACCAGGCAGAGAAAGAAGTTCACATACAGAAAGCTGAGAAAGGAGATGCTGGGAGTACTGCCCCGTTCACCCAGCACAAAAAAGGCATTGAATACCACCAGGGAAATCAGCAGCAGTCCTGTCAGCGTAAAAAAGGCAATGGTGCGCTTCTTCATCTTTGTCCCTGCCCTTGCGTATTCTGGATGGTGAGTGTGCCGGTGCTGAACTCCCAGTCGGCAAAGGTCCGCACGATCAGATTCAGGGGAAACCAGTGGGAAAACTCTTTCAGAAAGGCACGAGCCACAAGGAAGTGATTGGCGGTAAAGCCGTCAACACTGACCATGGAACTGTTCTGAAAGTAGCTGAACGCCCGCTGCTGATCGCGATACTCCCGTACATCCTCCATCCCGCTTTTGGCCGTGGTCACCGTGTACACCCGGCGCAGGGCGTCATAGGAAATGCCCTTGCGCACGGTCACCGTGCGTTCAGTAGCGTTGAACCACAGGGTGCGACGCCGGTGCAGCTGGATTTCAAACTGATAGTGCACCGGCAGCCCGGCCGTAATGGCGTCCACGATATCCTGGGTGAACAGGTGATCGACCCGCAGTTGCACGTAGGCCACTTCGTTTTCCACCCGGAAGGACTCCTGTACCAGTTCCCGGGACATGCCCGCCGCGACAGTGGCCCACAGCAGGATGAAAGCAGCGCAGAGAAACAGTTTCTTCATTGTACCCCCAGCAGGTGGTGCATCTGGGGAATAAGCCAGATGCGCAGTCCACGTTCGGTATAGGTTCTGACCAGCTTCATGGACTCTTCGACGCCTCGACAGCTTCCATCGGCTGCCGTCAGAGGCTGCAGCACCACGGGAAAGCGCGCTCCCCGCTCCACCATATGATCAAGCCAGTGGGAAGCACAGGCGAGAAAAGCGTCATCGCAGATGATCTTGCAGGAGTCCTGGCAGCTTTGCTGGCGGGATTGCAGAAAGTCCAGCAACTCGCCGGCGGTGTCCCTGTGCTGCTGCGCCCAGGGGAATTTCAGATCCGCGGAAACCAGCGAAAAGCTGTCGGTGTTTTCCTTCAGCCAGCCAGGAAAAGTCCCATTGGTTTCCAGGAGCACCTCCATGGCCATATCCTGGCACAGCCAACGGCCAAAAGCCGCCACAAAATCCCCCTGGCACAGGGGCTCACCGCCAGTGATGCTGACACTTTCCACAAAGGGGAGCTCCGGGGCAACCAGGGTCTGGAGAAACTCCAGGGGCACCGGATTGGGCACCGTCCTGCCATGCCAGGGGAAAGACTGCGGAGCCCGTGGGATCAGAGAAGCCGGAGTATCACAGTAGGAGCAGGTGAGATTACAGCCATGCAGGCGCACAAAGAGCTGAGGGCGCCCGCACCGGGGCCCCTCACCCTGCACCGACCAGAACATCTCCTGGATCATGGCGTTCATGAGACCCCCCATACCTTGCAGCGAGCCTCCCAGCAGCTGCGCACCTCCCGGCTGAAGCGATCCAGAACATGCCGGGCGAATTCCCAGGGCTCTATGGCCAGATCGCCCAGGGCCACGGTGGGCAGCGGTGTGTTGCGGGATGAGATGTTCATTCCCACATGGATCAGTGTCGATACCCGCGAAGCCGTTGCAATGGAGACGGAGAATTTCCGGTGGTCAACAAAGATATCGTCACCGCGCCTGAGCGCCGGGACACCACGCCCAAGCAACTCTTCCAGCACACAGACCATGAACAGGCGCTGCAGGTAGACGGTCGCCAGCAGATCGACGGAAAAGAACTCCATGATCACATGCAGCATATCATCGGAATGGATGGGCTGCTGTGCCAGGGCATCGGCACTGTCCACCAGGTGGGCCACATCCACATGACACGCCCCGCGAAAGACGATGGCGCTGTCCCCTGCGGGGCACCCCATGGTGCGGGCAAAGAGCTCCCGCAGCTGCGTGCCGTCGTAATCCAGCTGATTCTGGTGAAAAAGGCAGTGAATATCCACACATATCTCCGGGCGTTCTGGTTACATCTGGTCTTTCATCTGCTGGGCCTGCTGGCGCGCAATGTCATCGCATCGCTCGTTCATTTCATGCCCGCTGTGTCCTTTGACCCAATGCCATTGGATCTGGTGCTGCGCTATCAGGGAGTCCAGTTCTTCCCACAGCTCCCGGTTGGCAACCGGCTTCCTGCCCGCCGTCTTCCAGCCATTGCGCTTCCACTGGAATATCCAGGCCGTGATCCCCTGGCGCACATAGTTTGAGTCCGTATAAATATCGACGCGGCATGGGGATTTCAGGGCGCGAAGCCCTTCGATTACCGCCATCAGTTCCATCTGATTATTAGTCGTATGCTCTGCAGATCCACAAATGATGCGCTCGTGTTCAGCACCGCGATTATCCTGATAGTGGAGAATAGCGGCATAGCCTCCCGGGCCTGGATTCCCCAGACAGGAGCCGTCAGTATACATGGTAACGTGCTTCAACGGAATTCCTTCATTTTTGCTGGGTTTCTATGTAGCGGAAAAGAAAAAGCGGGGCAAGGAAATCCTCGCCCCGCGAAAAGGTTGGCTACCCACCTGAGCCTCTGCAAAGAGAAAATCAGATATAGTTCAGCAGGCTCAAACGCGAAGTGTTGCCATGCACTGCCAGAGCCGATTCATAGGCAATCCGATTCTGTTCCAGCTTCGTGGCCACGGCGACCATGTCTTCCATGGTGCCGCCCAGAGCCTTGGTAGTGAATTCCTTCTGCATGACATTGGTATTTTCATAACGCTGATCCAGCAGCTCAATACGGTGAGAGGTTGAGCCCACCGAAGCCAGCGAGTCCAGCACCTGATCCAGAGCCCGCTCCAGCTGGCCCACTTCACTGGCAGCGCCGGTCCCCATGGCCACCGTAAACTTGTCCTTGGCCACCAGGCTCCCTTCGGACAAGGAGAGGCTCACACCATCGCGCACAAAGACTTCGTCGTGCGCCGTGTTCACCGTGATGCGCCGCACATGGTCGCCCTTGAAGTCATATACGGTCATTTCCGCTGCGGCACCCGGCCTTCGCTTGCCGAACAGGTCCAGATGGGTATCGTCAAGGCCCTGCAGCGGCACTCCCCCATGATCAAGCTGCAGACTGAAGGGGTCGGCATTGGTGCCCAGGCCCACTATCGAAGCTTCGATGGGGGATTTGCCTTCACCCCCAAAGTGTTCATCCAGCGCCATCTGCAGTGACGTGGCGATGGCGGCCTGAATCTCCGCTGTGGTGCGCATGGTGCCATCTTCATTGCGGGTGAAGTCCAGCTTCAGGGTGGCGGCAGCGGAAGAGGATTTGGTGTAGTCCTCCATGGCAATGCTGATCACTTCATCGCCAAAGGGAATACGCATGGTCCGCTGGTCCACCTCGAAGCCGTTGAAATTCAGCTCAAAATCAAATTTCGACGCAGTTCCCCCCGCCGAAGCGTAGGAGCCACCAAAAAGACCATTGTCGTAGCCCAGGGTACCATAGGCGGAAGCCGGTGAGCTGGTCGTCACACCCTGGATATTCGTATTCCCGTTCCCGGTCACACTGAACATGACATTATCGCCGGCCTGCGACCCCTTGAAGCTCACCTGGATATTATTGGCAACCGCCGTGGAGTCCTTTTTGAGTTCGGAATTGATATAGTCCTCTATCTCCTGGAGGGAAGAGAATATCCCCCCCGAAGGACTGCTTGAGAGGTGAACCTGGGTCGTCACATAATTGCCGCCCCCATTTGCCGAGGGAGGATTGTAGTAGGTGATCTGCAGCGAACCCATGGCACTCAGGTGGTAACGGCCGGTGGTGCTGTCAAAGGCGCTGATAGTGCCATCGGCACTGGAGAGATCAGAGCGCCTGGTGTATTCCATCTGGCGTTTGATATCTTCGGTGCTCTCGCTGCTGGCGTAGATCTTGTCAATATCGAACGTCCACTGGGTATTATAGTTCCCCGTGAAGTCCCCCATCATGGCCGGCACCGTCGTGGAGCCAAACGCCCATTCCGAAGGAGCCTTGATGCCGGGCTGACCGATATCCAGGTTCAGGGCGTCCTCAAGATTCGTCAGGCTGCGGAAGATATCCACCCCATAGCCTTCATGGGTGGTAGCCGAGGAGCCAAATGCCAGGGAGCCATTGCCTTTGAGGGCTATCTCACTGGTGGTCAGGCCCTCTGTCACCGCCGTCCCCATGGGGATGCGAATATTCAGACCATTGGCCACACTGATCGGTTGCCCGTAGTAGGTACTGGGGTCAAGGGAATAGTTTTCCAGCAGTTTATTGCCATACTTGTCTTCAATGGTCAGCAGAATGCCTTCATCCATACCCACTATACCAGCGGTTCCCGCGCCACTTGCCATATGCAGGCTGATATTCCAGCGATTGTCATCGCGGGCGGTATAGTTTCCGCTAATATAGTAGTCGTTGAACTGGCCTCCCAGGGGATTCAGTCGTGTCAGCGGAGTCACATGGCGCACACCTTCGTTATTGGTGCTCACATTGACCTCAAGGCGACTCGGACCAGCGTGCAGATCCACAAAAGCCAGCTTGCCGTTTTCCGTGATGTAGGCGTCTATGGTGTTACCATAGAGGTTTTCCACAAAGCGCAGCATATCCTCAACGGGCTTTTCCGGATCGATGACGTATTTGATATTCGCCCCTTGCGCCGTAATGACGTTCTGGTCAAGCCCCAGCTTCGACATGGGGTCAGCGAAGATACTCATGGTGATATCCTCGCCCACATCAAGGCTTTCAAAGAGGATATTGCTGCCATCGGAGCGTACATTCACCATATCCTGGGGAAGCACATTAAAGCTCAGGGTCTGGCCAATCTCAAAGACCGAATTCGGGTCAAAGGATATCTGTACCCCATTGCTGAGGCTGGTGCGGCCATCACCGGAGATATAGACCGTCTCCTTGACATTGCCGAAGTTGTCCATCACATCGAAGAACCCACCACCCAGGTTGAAGTCAATAGTCCCGGCCGCAGAGTAGTTGCCCGGCTGGAAGGTGCCGCCCGAGGTGACCGCCGAACGGGCGCGCAGAATCAGCGTCTCGCCATCGCCGGTATAACCGCTGATATTGAGATTGGGACTGAGGGTGCGGGTGTTGTCGAAGACGTAAGTCGCCGTGGCACCGCCACTGAAGCTGAAGTTCCCCACCGACTGATCCAGACGGATAGTGGCCCCGGTACCGGGGATCTCCACCGGATATTGATACACATCGGGACCGAGGGTCAGCGAACCCGAATAGGTTCCCGTATCGGTGGTAATAAAGTAGTTCAGGTTCCCGCCCGGAGGGATATCCAGATCGCCGGCGCTGCTGAAGACGATATCCTGAATAGCCGAACCATTGTAGCGCAGGTTGTCGTAACTGAGCAGCAGGCCATCGAGGTTGCCGCCACCGCCCGTGTAGGCGAAGCTGTCAACGGCTGGCTCCGTGGCTGCCGCAAAGTCAAAGGTCATGCCGGCACTGATTGTCTGCCCGCCCAGAAAGCCGATATTCAGACCAAAATCCGTGCCACTGACAATGCCATCATCCTTGATGCTGTACTTGAAGCCTACCTGGGGGTTGTCGATGGTCATCTCCCCCAGGAAGCTGGCAGACGCAGAGTTCAGGGCACCAGTATCCGTATACTGGGTCTTCTCGTCAAAGCCGAAGATCTGGAAAGTGACCGGGCCGCCTGTGCCGATATCGGCATCGTTGACGGCTTTGATGGTGATCTGCTTGTACTGGTCGTAGGCGATATTGCCCGTCGTGAAAAGCCGGTTATTGACCGTGCCGAGGCCATCATCATAGAGCGGCCCAACGGCAGCTCCTGCCGCGTTCATGCCACCGCTGAAGTACACGGGATGGTTGTTCTGGGACGCAATGGCTTCATTGATGGCGGTCTGCATGGCAAACGCCAGGCGATCGGTGCTGGCGTAGCCGTTCTGAGGTATGGTGATGTTCTTGGTTACACCATCAAGCTGATTGTTGCCGTAGTATAAGGAAAAGCTGCGTTCTGCTGCGGTCGTCTTGGTGTGGTCAAGCAAAGCGGCTTTGGGTGACATGATGCGGGCAGCACCAATGCGGTTGCCCGAATGGTCAAAGCCGTTAAAGGAGATGGTGTCGCCCTTCTGCACGTTGGCGTTATCGATATCCTTAAAAAGAGTGATGTTCTTGATGGGCGCGCCATTGGCAAAGTTCACAAAGGTGGTCTCTATCTGTTTGGCGGTCTGGGAAAAGATATTATTGCCCGGAACATTGAGGTTCACCTGGTCGTTGACCCCCACCTGTGCCTTCATCAGGCCATCATCACCCAGATAGGAGAGGCTGTCACCGGGGCTGTAGCTGAACTGGATACGCTGCCCACCCGTGAAACCCTTGGGTATTTCGATGGCAACTCCCCGACCGGTATCGATAAAATCACCCGGATTCACCTGGTAACGGGAAACCGTGGTCAGATTATTCATCTTGCCGTTGCCGCTGTTGTCCGAACCATTGGAATCCAGAGAAACCGCGCGCCCCTGGGAGTCAGTCATGGACACGGTCGCTACCTTGGAGTTCTCGTCATAGCTGATCAGGATTTCATAGTCGCCCTTGGGGAGCTCAGGCAGATCAGAGAAAACCCCCTTGGTATATAACCCAGCGCCAGCGGTTCCAATATAGGAACCCTGGCGGATGATTTCGATTTCCTGTTTGCGCTCCTGGAATGGCTCATCGCGCGTCTGATAGCCGCCAAAGATATAGCGATCCAGGTGCTTGGTATTGCCAAGGCTGATCAGTTCGTTGCGCATGGCTTCCACATCATTGGCCAGCGCCTTGCGGGCATCGGGGGACATGGAGTCTGAGGCCCCAGCCAGGGCGTAGTTGTTCTTGGCCATCTGCAGGATGGAGCTCATGGACTGCAGGCTGCCATCGGAAAGATTCAGCCACGTCTGGGCATTGGAGATATTGCGCTGGTACTGGGTAAAGAGATCAATGCTGTTCTGGAAGGAGAGAGCCTGGCTGATGCGCACCGGATCATTGTTGGGAGCCAGCAATGTGCGGTTTTTGGCGATCTGCTGATTATTCTCCAGCATCCGGTTCAGGCTCTGGTTTATCCCCCCCAGAAAATTGAGGGAGAGCATATTACTGGTGACTCGCATGTTTTCCCCTTTACCCGTTCTCTTTCACGGGTTTCTATACGCCCATTCGATTGACGATATTGTCAAGCAGGCGGTCAATGGTGGTAA
This portion of the Desulfurispirillum indicum S5 genome encodes:
- a CDS encoding sigma-54-dependent transcriptional regulator translates to MKYKVLIVDDEVSICEVLSDILADEGYQVRACQSGEEALELFPLFTPDVVLLDVWLGGIDGITTLQKLRAMDNTLGVIMMSGHGTIHTAVKATREGAYDFVEKPFAMEKVLISVKNFLQYRHTLNENASLRKTFNSKYRIVGSSPAIRQMQEVIKRAAPSNGRVLIQGENGTGKELIARNIHFGSRRAAGPFVAVNCAAIPENLIESELFGHEKGAFTGAAQKRQGKFELADGGTLFLDEIADMSLNTQAKVLRVLEDQMVVRLGGSEVFPVDVRIISASNKKLTELVQRGEFREDLYYRLNVIPIEIPPLRERHEDIEFLLNHFLEVICADEGVPRKTVSSQAIEVLLRYPWPGNVRELKNLVERLVIMVQDSTIDIGDLPEEYRQTEGDRSAGSLTGAVEGIDNFRQAREDFEKLFIAAKLRECEGNVTKAAELMEIDRVHLHKKIKQYGIK
- a CDS encoding sensor histidine kinase — translated: MKKRTIAFFTLTGLLLISLVVFNAFFVLGERGSTPSISFLSFLYVNFFLCLVLAFLVFRNFVKLLIERRSRYFGARFQTRLVLIFTALPLFPTVFLFFLSSGIVSTSIEKLINENVEQSLEYGISVVQMYYDRLEDEVLAKSQQVEGYVDATALEELSRLDGQFRQAIFREGLSSVVLFNWQGDMITFMGDPLAKIPNFWSQEIYPYTFTSEGASEVFAVRRLLLPGLEHPLFLLTSMRAPEELSRQGFALQETLKNYKELTIYKNPMKVGYYFALALFSMLVLFGSMWAGMFIARRITVPIQELAEATRQVAEGNMNVQINVRAEDEISVLVDSFNRMIRDLRRYKEAMESNNRELIKTNIVLEEVRRFQDVLLKSISTGVVSIDGKGEISFINDTARQMLGINKEEEIADDILQENYPLYLLLSAVDIMKTQGEPSIKGEVEIMVNEKKRNLIFESIALYTTEEKRYIGEVIVFDDMSAVVRSQKAMAWRDVAKRIAHEIRNPLTPIKLNAERLLKKYDTMDPGEFHQVLERSCGAIIDQVDTLRMLVDEFSQYARMPRASRKPESIVPIVERSIELYRNSHPAMTFKLTIHGEIPLLMLDKEQVSRVMVNLLENAVFATADNGQVDILIERRKYAVELKVCDSGGGIPEGVAEKIFSPTFSTNPKGSGLGLAIVQRIVEDHSGVISVSNEPQGGACFTIEFPISSSEQEQGLEV
- a CDS encoding DUF4390 domain-containing protein, encoding MKKLFLCAAFILLWATVAAGMSRELVQESFRVENEVAYVQLRVDHLFTQDIVDAITAGLPVHYQFEIQLHRRRTLWFNATERTVTVRKGISYDALRRVYTVTTAKSGMEDVREYRDQQRAFSYFQNSSMVSVDGFTANHFLVARAFLKEFSHWFPLNLIVRTFADWEFSTGTLTIQNTQGQGQR
- a CDS encoding 7-carboxy-7-deazaguanine synthase QueE encodes the protein MNAMIQEMFWSVQGEGPRCGRPQLFVRLHGCNLTCSYCDTPASLIPRAPQSFPWHGRTVPNPVPLEFLQTLVAPELPFVESVSITGGEPLCQGDFVAAFGRWLCQDMAMEVLLETNGTFPGWLKENTDSFSLVSADLKFPWAQQHRDTAGELLDFLQSRQQSCQDSCKIICDDAFLACASHWLDHMVERGARFPVVLQPLTAADGSCRGVEESMKLVRTYTERGLRIWLIPQMHHLLGVQ
- a CDS encoding DUF366 family protein is translated as MDIHCLFHQNQLDYDGTQLRELFARTMGCPAGDSAIVFRGACHVDVAHLVDSADALAQQPIHSDDMLHVIMEFFSVDLLATVYLQRLFMVCVLEELLGRGVPALRRGDDIFVDHRKFSVSIATASRVSTLIHVGMNISSRNTPLPTVALGDLAIEPWEFARHVLDRFSREVRSCWEARCKVWGVS
- the rnhA gene encoding ribonuclease HI → MKHVTMYTDGSCLGNPGPGGYAAILHYQDNRGAEHERIICGSAEHTTNNQMELMAVIEGLRALKSPCRVDIYTDSNYVRQGITAWIFQWKRNGWKTAGRKPVANRELWEELDSLIAQHQIQWHWVKGHSGHEMNERCDDIARQQAQQMKDQM